The Acidimicrobiales bacterium sequence TCCGAGCGCGGCGCCTTCACCGTCGCCGATGTCGCCCGCGGGGTGCACGACAAGCTGGTGGTGCGTCATCCCCACGTCTTCGGCGACGTCAGCGCCGACGACGCCGACACGGTCCTCTCCAACTGGGAGGCGATCAAGCGGGAGGAGAAGGGACGCGAGTCGGCGATGGACGGCATCCCGTCAGCCCTTCCGGCGCTGCTCTTCGCCCTGAAGTCGCAGAAGCGGGCCGCCGGTGTCGGTTTCGACTGGTCCGGTGGGCCGGAGGTCGCCTACGCCGACGTGGAGGACGAGCTCGCCGAAGTGCGTGAGGATCCGTCCGAGCACGAGGTCGGTGACCTGCTCTTCGCCGCCGTGCAGGTCGCCCGCCGGCTCGACATCGACCCCGAGTCCGCCCTGCGGGGCGCCGCCAACCGGTTCATCCGCCGGTTCCGTTCGGTCGAGGCGATGGCGGCGGACGACGGGCTGGACATCGCGGGGGCGTCGGTCCCGGAGTTGGAGTCCCTGTGGCAACGGGCGAAGGCGGCGGACTGAAGACGACTGGATTCCGGCCGGCGCGGACGCGAGACTGAACGGGATCCCGGCGGTCGGAGGATCCTTCGACCGTCGCGCGGATCGCGCGAATACCTCACGCTGCGCGCGATGGTCGGTAACATCCACCCGGGTTCCGACCCAGAACGACCGCACCACAGAGGAAACGCGCAGTGAGCATCATCGAGCGAGTCCACGGCCGAGAGGTCTTCGATTCCCGAGGCAACCCGACCGTCGAGGTCGAGATCGAACTCGACTCGGGCGCGCTCGGCCGCGCCATGGTCCCGTCCGGCGCATCGACCGGCGCCTTCGAGGCGGTCGAGTTGCGCGACGGTGGCGACCGGATGAACGGCAAGGGTGTGCTGACCGCCGTCGGCTTCGTGAACGGTGAGCTCGCCGACGCGGTCGCCGGCCTCGACGCCGTCGACCAGCGGGGCGTCGACGCCGCGATGATCGCGGTCGACGGCACGGACAACAAGGGCCGGGTCGGCGCCAACGCGATCCTCGGCATCAGCCTCGCCGCGGCCCACGCCGCGGCCACCGAACTCCAGATTCCCCTCTGGCGCCACGTGGGTGGCTCGAACGCCCACGTCCTCCCGGTGCCGATGATGAACGTGCTCAACGGCGGCGAGCACGCCGACAACAGTGTCGACTACCAGGAGTTCATGTTCATGCCGGTCGGCGCGGCGTCGTTCTCCGAGGCGATGCGCTGGGGCGTGGAGGCGTACCACGTGCTCAAGGGCGTGCTCCACGAGAAGGGTCTGTCCACCGCGGTCGGCGACGAGGGCGGGTTCGCGCCCGATCTCGGCAGCAACGAGGAAGCCGTCCAGCTGTTGATCGACGCGATCGAACGAACCGGATTGACGCCGGGTGACGACATGGCGATCGCGATGGACGTGGCGTCCACCGAGTTCTTCCGCGACGGGGTCTACGACCTCGCCAGCGAAGGGCGCCGGCTGACGCCCGACGAGATGGTCGCCGAGCTCGCGGGGCTGTGTGACCGCTACCCGATCGTGTCGATCGAGGACGGCATGGCCGAGGACGACTGGGACGGCTGGGCCGCGCTCACCGAAGCCGTCGGTTCGCGGATCCAGCTCGTGGGCGACGACCTGTTCGTCACCAACACCGAGCGGCTCGGTCGGGGCATCGAGTCCGGCACCGCCAACTCGATCCTCATCAAGGTCAACCAGATCGGTTCGCTCACCGAGACGCTCGACGCCGTCGAGATGGCGACCCGCAGCGGCTACACGTCGGTGATGTCGCATCGCTCCGGCGAGACCGAGGACAACACGATCGCCGACCTCGCCGTCGCCACGAACTGCGGTCAGATCAAGACGGGGGCGCCGGCTCGCTCGGACCGTGTCGCCAAGTACAACCAGCTCCTGCGCATCGAGGAGCAGCTCGGTGAAGCTGCCGCGTTCCGCGGGATGGCCGCCCTGGCCGGTGGATCGTGAGCGTCCGTCATGGCTGAAGCCGCCGCGCCGCGTTCCGGCCGCATCGTGCGGGCCGGCCTCGCCGCGATCACGCTGTCCGTCGGCGTCGGGCTCGCCGCGATCCCGGTCGGCAACTGGTTCGACCAGCGAGGTGAACTGGACGACGCCCGGGTCCGCCGCGCCGCGCTCCAGGCCGAGATCGACGCGATCGAGGGCGACATCGAGGGGATTCTCGGGCCCGACGGGTTCGACGTGGCGGCCCGCTGCCGGAGCTTCTACGTGGAACCCGGCGAGGAGCTCTACGCCGTTCCCGGCCTCCAGGGCTGTGTGACACATCCGACACCCTGAACGGCGTTCCAGAGTCGGGCGCGGCCGACGCGCGGCGCTACCGTGAGCCGACACGCGTGCAGGGGGCTCGATGACCGCGAAACCAGTCGAAGCAGTCGGTCTCGTCCGCACGTTCGGAGACCTGCGCGCCGTTGACGGCATCGATCTCTCGGTGGACGCCGGGGAGATCTTCGGCTTTCTCGGCCCGAACGGCGCCGGCAAGTCCACCACCGTGCGCATGCTCGTCACCCTCCTGCGACCGACCGCAGGCACGGCCCGGGTGGCCGGATTCGACGTGGTGAAGGACGCGAACGCGGTGCGGCGCTCGATCGGCGTCGCCCTTCAGGACGCGGCGATCGATCCGCTGATGACGGGCAACGAGTTGCTCCGGCTCCAGGCCGTCCTGCACGGCCTCGGCGGCAAGGTCGGCATCGCCCGTTCCGACGAGCTGCTCGAACGGGTCGGACTCACCGCGGCGGGTGATCGCCGCGTCGGCACCTACTCGGGCGGCATGCGGCGCCGGCTCGACCTCGCCCTGGCCCTCATCCACCGACCCACCGTGCTGTTCCTCGACGAGCCCACGACCGGCCTGGACCCGACGAGCCGCCTGGCCGTGTGGGAAGAGGTGCGCTCGCTGAACGACGAGGGCACGACGGTGTTCCTCACCACCCAGTACCTCGAGGAGGCCGACGAGCTCGCCGGCCGCATCGCGATCATCGACGGCGGCAAGATCGTGCGCGAGGGCGACCCGACCACGCTGAAGGAACAGGTCGGCGATCCCACGCTCCGGATCGAGGTGGGGGATGCCGTGATGATCGACATCGCCCGATCCGTGATGGCGACGTTCGGGGACGAACGTCCGGCCCGGGCCGGACGTGTCGCCATCGGGCTGAAGGACGGCGCGGCCCGACTCGCCGACGTCGTGCGCGCCCTCGACGAGCAGGGTGTGCCGGTCGCCCATGTCGAGCTGGACTCGCCGAGCCTCGACGACGTCTTCGCGGATGCGACCGGACGCCGGCTCGAGGGCGCCGAAACGACATGACGGCCGTCCTCGACGCCCCGCGATCGCGGCTCCTGGTCACGGTCGAACAGGTCTGGTCGCTCTCGGTGCGCGCCACGGTGGCGACGTTTCGGCGGCCGACGGACTTCATCCCGGGCCTCGTGTTCCCCCTGCTCATGGCGGCGGTCTACGCCTCACAGTTCTCGCGGGCCGTCGATCTGCCGGCCTTTCCCGAGGTCGATTCGTTCCTCCAGTTCATCCTGCCGTCGTCGATCCTCCAGGGGATCGCGTTCAACGCGTCCAACGCGGGGAGCGACATGGCGACCGACATCGAGACCGGCTTCTTCGACCGCCTGATCTCCAGCCCCGTCGCCCGCCAGAGCGTCCTGATCGGGCGGGTCGCCGGTGCGGCATCGGCCGCGGCGGTGCAGGCGATGTTCCTGATGGGCGTGTTCCTCGTCTTCGGCGCTCCGGTGAAGAGCGGGCTGGCCGGGGCCGTCGCCCTGGTCATCATCTCGGTCGCCCTCGGCGTCGCCCTGTCGGGCTTCGGGCTCGCGGTGGCGATCCGCACCGGCAGCACCGAGGCCACGCAGGCGATGTTCCCGCTGATCTTCGTCATGATCTTCATCAGCTCCGCCTTCTTCCCGACCGCGCTGATGAAGGGCTGGTACCAGTCGGTCGCCGAGGTCAATCCGTTCACCCTCATCATCAACCCCACCCGCAACCTGGTGATCTCCGGCTGGAGTTGGTCGGACTTCGGGCAGGCGCTGTCGATGACGGCGCTGGTCGCCGTCTTCTCGCTCGGTCTCGCGTATCGGGCCTATCTGCGGCGGTTGCGCGTCTCATGACCACGACCGCGCCGGTGCGCGCCACGACGACCGACGAGTACGTCCCGTTCGTCCCCACCATCGCGGGGATGGCCCGTCGCAACCTGACCCGGCTCGTTCGGCTTCCGTCGATCACGGTGCCGATGGTGGTGATGCCCATGTTCTTCGTCATCGCGTTCACCGGCAGCTTCGACGGCATCACGCGGGTGGAGGGCTACCCGACGCCGAAGATCGTCAACTGGGTCGCCGCCTTCGCGATGCTCCAGGGCGCGTCGTTCGCCGGTGTCGGCACCGCCGGTGCGATGGCGAACGATCTCGAGAGCGGGTTCGTCGACCGCTTGCTGGTCAGCCCGATCCGCCGTTCGGCGATCCTCGTCGCGCCGCTCGTCTACACGCTGGTGCGAGCCATGATGCCGATCACGGTCGTGCTGATCGTCGCCACGTTTCAGGATCTGTCCGCCCCCGGCGGCGTGCTGGGGGTGCTCATGGCGTATGTCGGCGGGATCGGCGGTGCCCTGCTCTTCGGCTCGTTCGCGCTGGCGGTCGTGCTGCGCATCGGCGACGTGAAGGCGATGGCCATCGTGCAGATGGTGTCGTTCTCGCTGATGTTCCCGTCGATCGGTCAGGTGCCGATCACGCTCCTGAGCGGCTGGATGCACGGCGTCGCCCGGGTCAACCCGATCACGAACCTCCTGCGCCTCACCCGGCAGGGCTTCATCGGTGACGTCACCTGGGCGCAGACCTGGCCCGGCCTGCTCGTGCTGGGGATCGGCATTCCGGTGATGTTGGCGTGGGCCCGGCTCGAGCTCGAGCGTCGCGCCCCCTGACACCGGGATTCACTCGAGCGGCACGTCCCGCAGCACCACCGGGGTCGTGGTCACCACGTTCGTGATCGTGTCGCCGTACTCCCAGAAGCGCTCGACCACCTCGTTGAGATGGGCGACGTCACGGACCCGCACCCGGATGACGTGGGACTCGCTGCCGGTCACGCGATGGCACTCGACGACCTCGGGCGTCTCCTGGGCGAGCCGGTCGACCTCGGCCGCGTTGGGGCCGGCCGAGTGCACCCGGACGACCACCAGCATGGGGTAGCCGAAGGCGTCGGGGTCGATGACGGTGCGGTAGCCGCGGATCACGCCGTCGCGCTCGAGGCGACGGACCCGCTCGGTCGTCGCCGGGGCGGAGAGGCCGACCCGCTCGCCGAGCTCACGCATGCTGACCCGACCGTCGGCGGCCAGTTCGCTCAGGATCCGGCGGTTGATCGGGTCGATCGGTTTCGGAGGCGTCCACGGCATGGTGCCGATGATAGCAAGGTGAGTATGACGATCCGGCTTCAAAATCTCAGGTCAGATATCGGTCAGGAGCGAGGATTCCACGGAATCGTCGGCGGCGGCTTCGGTATCATGGCGTCATGAACACCGATCCCCGTGACTTCGAGAACCAGTTCGCCGAGCTGACCTGCCGGTGGAACGCCCATCAGGACCTCCGTCGGAACCATGCGTCCGTCGCCGATCTCGCCGCCAGCCGGCGCGACCTCGACGCGGCACGCGCCCGGGTCCGCGGCCTGAACGTCGCCTGATCGACGCTCCAGCGGGCATGCTGGAGCCGTGAAGGAACTGTTCGCCGACATCGACCGCTGGCGCGCCGCCGGGCAACGAGTCGCCGTCGCGCGCGTCGTGGACCTCGAGGGCTCCGGCCCCCGGCTGCCGGGCGCCGCCATGGTCGTCTCGGAGGCCGGCGATGTCGCCGGTTCGGTCTCCGGCGGCTGTGTCGAGGGCGCCGTCGTCGTCGAGGCGCTCGACGTGCTCGACACCGGCGAGCGCCGGATGGTCACGTTCGGCTACAGCGACGACGAGGCCTTCGCCGTCGGGCTCACGTGCGGCGGCACGATCCATCTGTTCATCGAGCCACTGGACTGGTGACCTGATGGGCGCGGTGTACGACCATCTGCGTGACGCAGTGCAGGCCGAGGATCCCGTCGCGCTGGCGACGATCATCGAGGGCCCCGGTACCGGCGCGAAGCTGCTCGTGCGTCCGAGTGGCGATGCGGAAGGGTCACTGGGGAACGAGGACCTCGACCGGGTCGTGGCCCGAGACGCCATCGGCGAGCTGGCGGCCGGGCGGTCCGGCATCCGCCACTATGGCGAGCACGGCGAGGCCCGCGAGGGCGTGGTGTCCGTGTTCATCGAGAGCTTCGCGGCGCCGCCGAAGATGGTGATCTTCGGAGCGGTCGACTTCACCGCGGCGCTCGCCCGCGTCGGCAAGCTGCTCGGCTACCGGGTGACGGTCTGCGATGCCCGCGAGGTCTTCGCGACGCCGGCACGTTTCCCGATGGCCGACGACGTGGTCGTCGACTGGCCGGACCGGCTGCTCGCCGAGATCGGTGCCGACCTCGGCCCCCGCGACGCCGTCTGCATCCTCACCCACGATGCGAAGTTCGATGTCCCCGCCGTCACCGCCGCGCTCACGACCGACGTGGGCTACATCGGGGTGATGGGCAGCCGTCGGACCCACGACGACCGGACCGCGCGCCTCGTCGACGCCGGCGTGGACCAGGCCGGTCTCGACCGACTGCGGTCACCGATCGGGCTCGACATCGGCGCCCGCACGCCCGAGGAGACGGCGGTGTCGATCGTCGCCGAGATCATCGGCGAACGCACCGGACGCATCGCCCAGGCGCTCTCCGAGACCGAGGGCCCGATCCACGGCTGACGGGCCGGTCAAGCCTTGGGGATCGCGACGAACGCCACGCTCACGTAGTGAAGCGCGGCGCCGCCGATCACGAAGAGATGGAAGATCTCGTGGTAGCCGAAGTGGTGGGGCCACGGGTTGGGGCGTCGGAGGGCGTAGACGGCCGCGCCGAAGGTGTAGAGCAGGCCGCCCACGGCGACGAGGGTGAACCCGGCCACGCCGAGGCTCGACCACATGTCGAACATGACGAAGACCGCCACCCAGCCCACGGCGACGTAGGGCGCGGCGGCGAGGGGCTTGGGCGCGTCGGGCCAGAGGTTGCGCACGACGATGCCGACCAGCGCCCCGATCCACACGACCGGCAGCACGACCCGGGCCACGCCGGGAGACAGCGCGAAGACCGCGATCGGCGTGTAGGTGCCGGCGATCGCGATGAAGATCATCGAGTGGTCGAGCCGCTTCATGCGCGAGCGGGCCTTCGGCGCCCAGTCGACGCGGTGGTAGAGGGCGCTGATCCCGAACAGGCCGGTGATCGCGGCGACGTAGAGGGCGATCACCAGGCGCGGCCTGACGCCCGGGGCGGCGGCGATCATGATCGGCGCCAGCGTGAGCGCGACGAAGAAGGCGTACTCGTGGGAGCGGCCCCGCAGGAGCGGTTTCACGAGATCCGGATCAGTGGTGTCGAGCATCGCAGGATCCTCAATCTTCTCGAAAGACTCTTCGAACTGGTGGGAACTCATCGGGCGAAACCCGATCAGTTTTCACCAGTTCGGGGTTGGGGGGGGTCAGGGCGCAGGGGAGCGGCGGGGGACGCCGAAGCCCCACACGAGTATGGCGACGATCGCGCCGAACGCGGCGAGGATCAACGCACCGAGCGCGATCAGACGGGGACGAGCCCAGGTGTCGGCGGTGGACCAGCCGAGGTCGACACCCGGCCGATCTTCACCGCCGAGCGACCACTCCCAGATGTGGATTCCGTCCTCGACGATGTGGGCATCGGACGACGTGATGTCGCCCTCGACCTGCACGCGAGCTCGGAAGGTCATCGGGAAGAAGTCCGGAGACGTGGTGTCCACGTTCTCGAACGGGGAGCTCTCGAGTGCGAACAGCTCCTGGAGGAAGTGCTCGACCGACGAGCGGCTGTCGGCTCGGAGTCGCCAGTCGTCGCCGTCGTTCTCGAGGGTGAGGTCGGCGAACACCGTTCCTTCATCGACGGCCTGGGTGAGATACGTCGCCAACGAGATCGTGAAGTCGAACACGAGACGTCCGTCGTCCCGTCGGATGTCGAACGAGTCGGCGATCTCGTCCAGGAACGGCTCATTCCCGCGGAGAGCGAGGATCTCAACGATGAACCGACGCCCGTCCGCCCGGTCGTACGCATCCAGATCGACGTCCTCGAACGCCCCGACGATGTCGATCCCGAGGAAGCCCGGATCGTCGGGGTCGACGATCCACTCGACCGAGTAGGTGCCCGTCCCGTCCTCGCCGATGTGGAGCGTCTCCGTCACCTCGCACGCCGAGAGCGCCAGCGCACATCCGAGGACAACGAGGACACGCCGCATGGTCAGTCCAGGCCGGGGAGGCGTCCTGGGTCGTCGGGGTTCGCCTCGGGGGCGGGGGGCGGGCCGGCGGGGGACGCCGGCTTGCCGGCACGGACGTGGAAGCTCTGGCGCCAGTCGACGTGGGTACCGCCGTCGATCGAGAGTTGCCAGGTGTAGCTCTTTCCCGGGGTGACCGGAATCGCCGGGAAATTGATCGCGAGCGGCACCGCGAGCGGCGTGCCGGGTTTCAGGCCGGCTGGCCGTCCGGCTTCGAAGCGGCCGTGGACGACGAGCGGCTTGTCCCGCACGGTGAAGGGGTGGCCGTCCTCGTCGAGGAGATCGATACGCCACTGGTGGGGAACATTGGCCCGGTCCCACGGCACCTCGATGCGGATCGCCACGCCCATCGGCTGGGGGCGGGGGCCGATCGCGGTGATGCCACCACCGAGGATGAACAGCTTGCCGTCCGCCACCTGGGCCGAGTCGGCGAGGAGCATCGTGACGCGCACGGCCGGCGGCCGGTTGGTCGACACGGGCATGGTGGGATCGACGTTCGATTCCATCGGGGCACCCTACGCCGTGACGCTGCCGACGTCGCGGGCGGGCCGGGGCGAGGGAGCCGGGCCGGAAGGCGCCAGACTGTGCCCATGACGACCGACGAGGTGTACCCGGCCAGAGAAGTGGCCCCGACCAGCACGGCCGCCGTGATCCTCGCGGCCGGTGCGGGTACGCGTTTCGCCGGTCCGAAGCACAAGCTCCTGACGGTCGTGCGAGGGAAGCCGATCGTCCGCCACGCCGTCGACAACGCCCGGGCCGCCGGGTTCGACGAAGTGATCGTGGTCGGCGGTTGCGTCGATCTCGTCGACGTGATGCCGGACGACGTCACGATCCTCCACAACGAACGCTGGGAGGACGGTCAGTCCACATCGCTGCGAGCGGCGACGCTCTACGCCGATGCCCGGGGGCACGACGCCGTCGTCGTCGGCCTCGGTGACCAGCCGGGCGTCTCGCCGGACGCGTGGCGCGCGGTGGGCGACGCCACCGGCGACATCGCCGCCGCCGACTTCGGCAAGGGCCCGCGACCTCCGGTGCGCCTCGCGGCTTCGCAATGGGCGTCGTTGCCGGTCTCGGGTGACGAGGGCGCCCGCCGCCTGATGCGCGAGCGGCCGGAGATGGTCGAGGCCGTTCCGTGCGAAGGCGACGACGCCGACGTCGACACCCTCCAGGATCTGCGCCGGTGGACCTGAGCAACAGCTTCGAGGTCGGCCATCCGATCGACCACACCTGGGCGGTGTTGACCGACATCGAACAGATCGCCCGTTGTGTCCCGGGTGCCGAGCTGCGCGAGGTCGACGGCCGCGAGTTCCGTGGCGTCATCCACGTGAAGACGGGGCCGATCACGTCCGAGTACGCCGGTGAGGCGACCGTGGTGTCCCAGAGTCCGGCCGACTACAAGGTCGTGGTCCACGGGCAGGGTCTCGACGCCGATGGCGAGGGCAAGGCGGAGGCCACCCTCACGGCGCATCTCGAGGCCGTTTCGGACACGACGACGCAGGTCAACCTCGACACGGATCTGACGTTCACCGGCCGGGTCGCGGGGCTCGGCAAGGGGGTCATCGCCGACGTCGGGGAGACCCTCGTCGCCCAGTTCGCCGAGAACCTCGACGCGCTGATGGCGGCCGGCGTGGATCGGCCGACCGAGCGGCGGCCGCCCCGCCGCACCGTCGAGATGCCCGAGCCGGAGGCGATCGACCTGATGGACGCGGCGCGCACGCCCATCCTCAAGCGGGTGGTCGCGCTGGCGATCGCCGTGGCTGCCTCGTTCGTGCTGGTCGGCCGGATCCGCCGGCTGCGCCGGATGCGCCGATGAACGCGACTGCCGCGGACCGCGAGCGGGTCGAGGAGCTGCTCGGCCGTCCGCCCGGTGGCGCGTTCGAGGTGGTCGTGCGGGACGAGACCGGCGATCCCGTCGTGCTGCGCAACGCGCCGCTTCTCGACGACGGTCGTCCCATGCCGACGCGCTACTGGCTCGTCGGCGAGAGGGCACGGCGCGACGTGGGACGACTCGAGAGCGAGGGTGGCGTTCGCCGGGCTGAGGACGCCGTGGATCCGGCCGAGCTCGAGGCGGCGCATGCCCGCTACGCCGCCGAGCGCGAGGCCGCCATCCCCGAGGAGCACGAGGGCCCGCGCCCCTCGGCAGGCGTCGGCGGCACCCGCCGGGGCGTGAAGTGCCTGCATGCCCACTACGCCTGGTATCTCGCCGGGGGCGACGATCCGGTCGGCCGGTGGGTCGCCGATCAGCTGACGAACGCGGAGGACGACTGACATGGTGACCGTTGCAGCGATCGACTGCGGCACGAACTCCACCCGCCTGCTCGTCCACGACGGCACGTCCACGGTCGAGCGGTTGATGACCATCACCCGCATGGGTGACGGTGTGGACGCCACCGGTCGGCTCAACGAGGAAGCGATCGCCCGCACGCTGGCGTGCCTGACGGAGTACCGCGGGGTCATGGACCGCCACGGCGTCGAACGGGTGCGGATCACCGCCACCAGCGCCGCCCGTGACGCGGCGAACCGCGACGAGTTCTTCGACGCGGCCGAGGCCGTGGTGGGCGCCCGGCCCGAGCTGCTGAGCGGGCTCGAGGAGGGGCGGCTCTCGTTCCGGGGAGCCACCGCTGAGCTCGATCCGGCGGACGGGCCGTTCCTCGTGTTCGACATCGGTGGCGGCTCCACCGAGTTCGCCTACGGCCTCGAGGAGGCGACCGCCGCGATCTCGCTCGACATCGGCTGCGTGCGCCTCTCCGAGAAGTACATCGAGTCGGACCCGCCGGCGCCCGAGGAGTTGGTGGCCTGCCTCTCGATCACCGAGGCGCATCTCGACGATGTGGCGAGGGAGATCCCGCAGGCCTCCGCGGCACGCACCTTCATCGGGCTGGCGGGCACGGTCTCGTCCGCCGCGATGGTCGAGATCGGGCTTCCCGAATACGACCGCGACCGGGTGCACCACTTCCGGCTGACCAAGGACGCGGCCGAAGACGTCTACCGCACCGTCGCCGTGGAGAACCGGGAGGACCGGGCCCACAATCCCGGACTCGAACCGGGCCGGGTCGACACGATCGTCGCGGGCATGAGCATCCTCGTGCGGATCATGCGCCAGTTCGGGATCGAGGAGGTCCTCGTGAGCGAGGCCGACATCCTCGACGGGCTGGCGTTCTCCCTGTTCGACGACTGATTGCCCTACGATCACCGGCCGTGAGCACGCTGTTCGGTCGACGAGTCCTCCTGCGCCCCCTCGACGCGGCCGACTTCACGAAATGGCAGGAGGTGAGGCGCCGCAACAGCGACTGGCTGACCAAGTGGGAGCCGGCCCGGCTGCCCGGATCGCCGGACGTCGTCGAGGACGCGCAGGCGTTCTCCGTGCGGTGCTCGGCCCGTCAACGGGAACGCCAGCTCGGCACCGGTTACGGGTTCGGGATCTTCGTCGACGGCGTGTTCGGCGGCGAGATCAACCTCAATTCGATCCAGCGGGGACCGTTCCAGAGTTGCTACGTCGGCTACTGGATCGACGAAGCCCTCGCCGGCAACAGCTACACCCCGGAGGCCTTCGTCGTGGCCGCCCGGTTCGCGTTCGAGGAGCTGCACCTGCACCGCGTGCAGGCGGCGATCGTGCCCCGCAACGCCGCCAGCCGCCGGGTCGCCGAGAAGCTCAAGCTGCGCGACGAGGGCACCGCGGAGCGGTATCTGGAGATCAACGGCGTCTGGGAGGACCACATCCGCTACGCCATGACCGCCGAAGAGTGGGACGAACGCCGCGAGGACCTCATCGCCGAATGGATCGGCTTCTAGCCAGCGAAAAGGACCTTTTCCGCGTGAAGGACCTTCCGCGAGAAGGACCTTCCGCGAGAAGGATCTATGGTCATGAAAGGGTCGAAATCTGGGGCCCGAAGCCGTCCAGAACGACCCTTTCGTGACCATAGATCCCCTTAGGGGAGGTCGGTTTTGCGGATCTTGCCCATGGCGTTGCGGGGGAGGGCGGCGACGCGGGTGAAGGCGTCGGGGACCTTGTAGGCGGCGAGTGACGCAGCGCAATGGGCGCGGAGCTCGGCATCGTCCACGTCGGCGGACGTGACGATGGTGGCGTGGACCCGCTCGCCGAGACGGTCGTCGGCGACACCGTGCACCGCCGCCTCGGCCACGGCCGGATGCGCGAGCAGCACCGCTTCGACCTCGACGGGGTAGACGTTGGCGCCGCCCCGCAGGATCAGCTCGGAGCGACGGCCGCTGATGGTGAGCCGGCCGTTCTCGGCGAGCCAGCCGACGTCGCCGGTGTGGAGCACGTCGTCGGCCAACGCCGTCGCGGTGGCCTCCGGGCGCTTCCAGTAGCCGAGCATCGGCGTCCAGCAGCCGGCCCAGTCGCCGGTCGTCGTTGCCCCCACACAGATCTCGCCCTCGTCGCCGGTCGGCACCACAGCGCCCGACTCGTCGACGATCGAGATCTCGAACGGCTCCATCGGATAGCCCGCGGCAGTGTCGCTGATCGGCTCGTCCACCGACTCGCGCACGATGCCCGTGGGTGCCTCGCTGAGCCCGTAGCCGCCGATGGCTCGTGTGCCGAACCGGTCGGCGAAGCGGCGACGCACGTCACCGCTCACCGCGGCGCCGCCGATCACCACGAACTCGAGCGACTCGAGCAGGGCCGGGTCGACCTCGCGGGTGACGAGATCGTGGGCGATCGTCGGCACGATCGTCGAGCGGGTGATCCGGTGGCGAGCGACGTCGGCTGCGTAGTCCTCCGCCCGGGTCGAGTGGAGGACGACACCGGTGCCGCCCCGCACCAGCGCGGCGATGGGCCCGAGCACGAGCATGTTGAGGATCGTGTGGGCGAGGGGAGTGCCCTGGCGCTCGCCGGGGGCGAGCGGGTGGGTGATGAGGGTGACGAGCCCTGGCCACACGAGATTGTGCTGCGAGTGCACGGCGCCCTTCGGCCGGCCGGTCGTGCCGGACGTGTAGGCGAGCGCAGCCGGCCCATGGGGATCGATCTCCACCGCGGGTCGGTCGAGATCGGCCGTCGCAACCCGGTCGACCCACTCGGCCCGGCTGACCCGACGGGCGGCGCCGCTCACCTCCGCGAGGGCGTCGTCGGTCGCGATGTAGTGCGTGACCTCGGCGTCGTCGAGGATGAACTGCTTCTCCGGCCCGGCGAGCGGCGCGTTCACCCCGAGCCACAGGGCGCCGATCCGCTGCGTGGCGAGGAACCCGACGGGGAGCTCGGCGCAGTTCGGCAGCGTCCAGGCAACCCGGCTCCCGGGCCCGGCCCCGATCGCCACCAATGCCGCCGCGGTGCGTTCCACCTCGAGATCGAGCTCGGCGTAGGTCCACGTGCGTTCGTCGTCGATCAGCGCGACCTGGTCGGGAGTGTCGGCCAACGGACCGTCGAGCACCGACGCGATCGACGGCGGCCCGAAGGGATACGGCCGGGGCGGCGGTCGCTCGACCAGACC is a genomic window containing:
- a CDS encoding SRPBCC family protein; this translates as MDLSNSFEVGHPIDHTWAVLTDIEQIARCVPGAELREVDGREFRGVIHVKTGPITSEYAGEATVVSQSPADYKVVVHGQGLDADGEGKAEATLTAHLEAVSDTTTQVNLDTDLTFTGRVAGLGKGVIADVGETLVAQFAENLDALMAAGVDRPTERRPPRRTVEMPEPEAIDLMDAARTPILKRVVALAIAVAASFVLVGRIRRLRRMRR
- a CDS encoding nucleotidyltransferase family protein; protein product: MTTDEVYPAREVAPTSTAAVILAAGAGTRFAGPKHKLLTVVRGKPIVRHAVDNARAAGFDEVIVVGGCVDLVDVMPDDVTILHNERWEDGQSTSLRAATLYADARGHDAVVVGLGDQPGVSPDAWRAVGDATGDIAAADFGKGPRPPVRLAASQWASLPVSGDEGARRLMRERPEMVEAVPCEGDDADVDTLQDLRRWT
- a CDS encoding Ppx/GppA phosphatase family protein is translated as MVTVAAIDCGTNSTRLLVHDGTSTVERLMTITRMGDGVDATGRLNEEAIARTLACLTEYRGVMDRHGVERVRITATSAARDAANRDEFFDAAEAVVGARPELLSGLEEGRLSFRGATAELDPADGPFLVFDIGGGSTEFAYGLEEATAAISLDIGCVRLSEKYIESDPPAPEELVACLSITEAHLDDVAREIPQASAARTFIGLAGTVSSAAMVEIGLPEYDRDRVHHFRLTKDAAEDVYRTVAVENREDRAHNPGLEPGRVDTIVAGMSILVRIMRQFGIEEVLVSEADILDGLAFSLFDD
- a CDS encoding hemolysin III family protein, producing the protein MLDTTDPDLVKPLLRGRSHEYAFFVALTLAPIMIAAAPGVRPRLVIALYVAAITGLFGISALYHRVDWAPKARSRMKRLDHSMIFIAIAGTYTPIAVFALSPGVARVVLPVVWIGALVGIVVRNLWPDAPKPLAAAPYVAVGWVAVFVMFDMWSSLGVAGFTLVAVGGLLYTFGAAVYALRRPNPWPHHFGYHEIFHLFVIGGAALHYVSVAFVAIPKA
- a CDS encoding GNAT family protein → MSTLFGRRVLLRPLDAADFTKWQEVRRRNSDWLTKWEPARLPGSPDVVEDAQAFSVRCSARQRERQLGTGYGFGIFVDGVFGGEINLNSIQRGPFQSCYVGYWIDEALAGNSYTPEAFVVAARFAFEELHLHRVQAAIVPRNAASRRVAEKLKLRDEGTAERYLEINGVWEDHIRYAMTAEEWDERREDLIAEWIGF
- a CDS encoding AMP-binding protein; the protein is MAVEVDPVTGLVERPPPRPYPFGPPSIASVLDGPLADTPDQVALIDDERTWTYAELDLEVERTAAALVAIGAGPGSRVAWTLPNCAELPVGFLATQRIGALWLGVNAPLAGPEKQFILDDAEVTHYIATDDALAEVSGAARRVSRAEWVDRVATADLDRPAVEIDPHGPAALAYTSGTTGRPKGAVHSQHNLVWPGLVTLITHPLAPGERQGTPLAHTILNMLVLGPIAALVRGGTGVVLHSTRAEDYAADVARHRITRSTIVPTIAHDLVTREVDPALLESLEFVVIGGAAVSGDVRRRFADRFGTRAIGGYGLSEAPTGIVRESVDEPISDTAAGYPMEPFEISIVDESGAVVPTGDEGEICVGATTTGDWAGCWTPMLGYWKRPEATATALADDVLHTGDVGWLAENGRLTISGRRSELILRGGANVYPVEVEAVLLAHPAVAEAAVHGVADDRLGERVHATIVTSADVDDAELRAHCAASLAAYKVPDAFTRVAALPRNAMGKIRKTDLP
- a CDS encoding DUF501 domain-containing protein, whose product is MNATAADRERVEELLGRPPGGAFEVVVRDETGDPVVLRNAPLLDDGRPMPTRYWLVGERARRDVGRLESEGGVRRAEDAVDPAELEAAHARYAAEREAAIPEEHEGPRPSAGVGGTRRGVKCLHAHYAWYLAGGDDPVGRWVADQLTNAEDD